In Bradyrhizobium sp. CCBAU 051011, the following are encoded in one genomic region:
- a CDS encoding AMP-binding protein, translating into MTDTLNSYVSGTADAPLLGDTIGRCLDQAAARWEKREALVSPSHDVRWTWKEFACHVDALAAGFLALGLERGARIGVWSLNRPEWTLTQFAAAKAGLILVTINPAYRLSELEFALAKVGCAAIVTATAFKTSNYMEMLNTLLPELATSRPGELKSARLPQLRAVIQIGGPKCPGTIAFEDVAQMGGTRHREQLSELSKTLQFDDAVNIQFTSGTTGSPKGVTLTHHNILNNGYFVGRAMRLTEKDRICLPVPLYHCFGMVMGNLASVTLGATMVYPGEGFDPLATLQTIEKEKCTALYGVPTMFIAELDHPEFARFNLKSLRTGIMAGAPCPIEVMKRVNNEMNMGEVTIAYGMTETSPVSFQSSTDDPLERRVSTVGRIHPHVEVKVVDLEGRVVPRGMRGELCTRGYSVMLGYWDEAEKTADVLDANGWMHTGDIAIIDTEGYCNIVGRIKDMVIRGGENLYPREIEEFLYRHPKIQDVQIFGVADDRYGEELCAWIRTRPGETLTAEEVRAFCQGQIAHNKIPRYVEFVDEFPMTVTGKIQKFLMREAVEAKLGLKAAKTA; encoded by the coding sequence TTGACCGACACCCTCAACAGCTACGTCTCCGGCACCGCCGACGCGCCGCTACTCGGCGACACCATCGGGCGCTGCCTTGATCAGGCCGCCGCACGCTGGGAGAAGCGCGAGGCGCTGGTTTCGCCAAGCCATGATGTGCGCTGGACATGGAAGGAATTCGCCTGCCACGTCGACGCGCTGGCGGCGGGTTTTCTTGCGCTCGGGCTGGAGCGCGGCGCGCGGATCGGGGTGTGGTCGCTGAACCGACCGGAATGGACGCTGACACAATTCGCCGCCGCCAAGGCCGGGCTCATTCTTGTCACCATCAATCCGGCCTACCGTTTGAGCGAGCTCGAATTCGCGCTGGCCAAGGTCGGCTGCGCGGCGATCGTTACTGCGACGGCGTTCAAGACCTCCAACTACATGGAGATGCTGAACACGCTGCTGCCGGAGCTGGCGACCTCGCGGCCGGGCGAACTGAAGTCGGCACGGCTACCGCAGCTGCGCGCGGTGATCCAGATCGGCGGGCCGAAATGTCCGGGCACGATCGCGTTCGAGGACGTGGCGCAAATGGGCGGCACGCGGCATCGCGAGCAACTTTCCGAGCTATCGAAGACGCTGCAGTTCGATGATGCGGTGAATATCCAGTTCACCAGCGGCACCACGGGTTCGCCGAAGGGCGTGACGCTGACGCACCACAACATCCTCAACAACGGCTATTTTGTCGGCCGCGCGATGCGGCTGACGGAAAAGGACCGCATCTGCCTTCCTGTGCCGCTCTATCACTGCTTTGGCATGGTGATGGGCAATCTCGCTTCGGTCACACTCGGCGCGACCATGGTCTACCCCGGCGAAGGTTTTGATCCGCTGGCGACCCTGCAGACCATCGAAAAGGAAAAATGCACCGCGCTGTACGGCGTGCCGACCATGTTCATCGCCGAACTCGATCACCCCGAGTTCGCGCGTTTCAATCTGAAATCGCTGCGCACCGGCATCATGGCCGGCGCGCCCTGCCCGATCGAGGTGATGAAGCGCGTCAACAACGAGATGAACATGGGCGAGGTCACCATCGCCTATGGCATGACCGAAACCTCGCCGGTCAGCTTCCAGAGCTCGACCGACGATCCGCTGGAGCGGCGGGTATCGACCGTCGGGCGCATCCATCCGCACGTCGAAGTCAAGGTCGTCGATCTCGAGGGACGCGTGGTGCCGCGGGGGATGCGCGGTGAACTCTGCACCCGCGGCTACAGCGTCATGCTGGGCTATTGGGACGAGGCGGAAAAGACCGCCGACGTGCTCGACGCCAATGGTTGGATGCACACCGGCGACATCGCCATCATCGATACCGAGGGCTATTGCAATATCGTTGGCCGCATCAAGGACATGGTGATCCGCGGCGGCGAGAACCTCTATCCCAGAGAGATCGAGGAATTCCTCTATCGCCATCCGAAAATCCAGGACGTGCAGATTTTCGGCGTGGCGGATGATCGCTATGGCGAAGAGCTGTGCGCCTGGATCCGGACCCGACCGGGCGAGACGCTCACTGCCGAGGAAGTCCGCGCGTTCTGCCAGGGCCAGATCGCCCACAACAAGATCCCGCGCTACGTCGAATTCGTCGACGAGTTTCCGATGACCGTGACCGGGAAGATCCAGAAGTTCCTGATGCGGGAAGCGGTGGAAGCGAAGCTGGGATTGAAGGCGGCGAAGACGGCGTGA
- a CDS encoding serine hydrolase, with protein sequence MQSKAAIDQVLRQKCEAKEIPGVVAMAASGSEVIYQGAFGKRDLGKDDDMTADSVFWIASMTKAITCAAGMQLVEQGKLSLDEPIGKLLPDLASPQVLEGFDASGEPKLRPATKPITLRHLMTHTAGFCYDVWNGDMGKYMEKTGTPAIFSCLNAALKAPIMSDPGTRWEYGINIDFVGKAVEAASGKRLDAYLRDHMFAPLGMNDIGFKITDSQRQRLVGMHARGEDGALAPIPFELEQNPEFHMGGGGLYGTAADYIKFTQMILNKGRGNGNQVLKPETVALMGQNHIGDLSMGKMVTMAPVYTNDVDLYPDIVKKWGLSFMINTAKTAEGRSAGSLAWAGLANTYFWIDPARNVAGVILMQLLPFADGKALEAFAGFERGVYAGLDAGSGQRAA encoded by the coding sequence ATGCAAAGCAAGGCCGCGATCGATCAGGTTCTGCGTCAGAAGTGCGAGGCAAAGGAAATTCCCGGCGTGGTCGCGATGGCGGCCAGCGGAAGCGAGGTGATCTACCAGGGCGCGTTCGGCAAGCGCGACCTCGGCAAGGACGACGACATGACCGCGGACAGCGTGTTCTGGATCGCCTCCATGACCAAGGCGATTACGTGCGCCGCCGGCATGCAGCTCGTCGAGCAGGGCAAGCTCTCGCTGGATGAACCGATCGGCAAGCTCTTGCCCGATCTCGCCTCCCCACAGGTGCTGGAAGGCTTTGACGCCAGCGGCGAGCCGAAACTGCGCCCGGCCACGAAGCCAATCACGCTGCGCCATCTCATGACCCACACTGCCGGCTTCTGCTACGACGTGTGGAACGGCGACATGGGCAAATACATGGAGAAGACCGGCACCCCGGCCATCTTCTCCTGCCTGAACGCCGCGCTGAAGGCGCCGATCATGTCCGATCCCGGCACGCGTTGGGAATATGGCATCAACATCGATTTCGTCGGCAAGGCGGTGGAAGCCGCGAGCGGCAAGCGGCTCGATGCTTACCTGCGCGACCACATGTTCGCGCCGCTCGGCATGAACGACATCGGCTTCAAGATCACGGACTCCCAGCGCCAACGGCTGGTCGGCATGCATGCGCGCGGCGAGGACGGGGCGCTGGCGCCGATCCCGTTCGAGCTGGAACAGAATCCGGAATTCCACATGGGCGGCGGCGGCCTCTACGGCACGGCGGCCGACTACATCAAGTTCACCCAGATGATCCTCAACAAGGGCCGCGGCAACGGCAACCAGGTGCTGAAGCCCGAGACCGTCGCACTGATGGGCCAGAACCACATCGGCGATCTCTCCATGGGCAAGATGGTGACGATGGCGCCGGTCTACACCAACGATGTCGATCTCTATCCGGACATCGTGAAGAAGTGGGGCCTCTCCTTCATGATCAACACCGCCAAGACAGCGGAGGGCCGCAGCGCCGGCAGCCTGGCCTGGGCCGGCCTCGCCAACACCTATTTCTGGATCGACCCGGCCCGCAACGTCGCCGGCGTGATCCTGATGCAGCTGTTGCCGTTCGCCGACGGCAAGGCGCTGGAAGCTTTTGCGGGATTCGAGCGCGGGGTTTATGCCGGGCTGGATGCGGGCAGCGGCCAGCGCGCGGCGTGA
- a CDS encoding NAD-dependent succinate-semialdehyde dehydrogenase, protein MNPPVAARAQSSQPSLHDRLKDPSLLRDRCYIDGAWVGTPSRPVTNPVNGVELAKVPAFSTAEATQAVEAAERAFPSWAKHTAKQRSNILRKWFELIAANREDLALILTSEQGKPLAEALGEVDIGGAYVEFFAEEARRVYGETIPTQRPDARLLAIKQPIGVCGAITPWNFPCSMITRKVSPALAAGCTVVLKPANETPLTALALVALAEKAGVPKGVFNILTGNSSAIGKVLCEHPAVRFVGFTGSTEVGKILYQQASVGVKKLGLELGGNAPFVVFDDADIDAAVEGAIVSKYRNMGQTCVCANRIYAQDKIYDQFVEKLSKKVAAMKIGDGTEQGVVQGPLINMEAVDKVEKHIADAVKGGAKIVTGGKRHALGGSFFEPTVLSNVKPDALVAHEETFGPLAPVFRFKDEADVIAMCNNSPFGLASYFYSRDLGRVWRVAEALESGMVGVNTGLITTEVAPFGGVKESGLGREGSHHGMEEYVEIKYVMMAGV, encoded by the coding sequence ATGAACCCACCCGTCGCCGCACGCGCCCAATCCTCCCAGCCCTCACTGCACGACCGCCTCAAGGACCCCTCGCTGCTGCGCGATCGCTGCTACATCGATGGCGCCTGGGTCGGCACGCCATCGCGCCCGGTCACCAACCCGGTCAACGGCGTGGAACTGGCAAAGGTACCAGCGTTCAGCACGGCGGAAGCGACCCAAGCCGTCGAAGCCGCCGAACGCGCCTTCCCGTCCTGGGCCAAGCACACCGCCAAGCAGCGCTCCAACATTTTGCGAAAATGGTTCGAGCTGATCGCTGCGAACCGCGAGGACCTCGCGCTGATCCTCACCTCCGAACAGGGCAAGCCGCTGGCCGAAGCGCTCGGCGAGGTCGATATCGGCGGCGCCTATGTCGAATTTTTCGCCGAGGAAGCCCGTCGCGTCTACGGCGAGACGATCCCGACGCAACGGCCGGATGCGCGGCTGCTCGCGATCAAGCAGCCGATCGGCGTCTGCGGCGCGATCACGCCGTGGAATTTCCCGTGCTCGATGATCACGCGCAAAGTGTCGCCGGCGCTTGCGGCCGGATGCACCGTCGTGCTCAAGCCCGCGAATGAAACGCCGCTGACCGCGCTGGCGCTGGTCGCGCTGGCCGAAAAGGCCGGCGTGCCCAAGGGCGTGTTCAACATTCTCACCGGCAACTCGTCCGCAATCGGCAAGGTACTGTGCGAACATCCCGCCGTGCGTTTCGTCGGCTTCACCGGCTCGACCGAGGTCGGGAAAATCCTCTATCAGCAGGCTTCAGTGGGGGTGAAGAAGCTCGGCCTCGAGCTCGGCGGCAACGCGCCATTCGTGGTGTTCGACGACGCCGATATCGACGCGGCGGTAGAGGGCGCCATCGTCTCCAAGTATCGCAACATGGGCCAGACCTGCGTCTGCGCCAACCGCATCTACGCCCAGGACAAGATCTACGATCAGTTCGTCGAGAAACTGTCGAAGAAGGTCGCGGCGATGAAGATCGGCGACGGCACCGAGCAGGGCGTTGTGCAGGGCCCACTGATCAACATGGAAGCCGTCGACAAGGTCGAGAAGCATATCGCTGACGCAGTGAAGGGCGGCGCAAAGATCGTCACCGGCGGCAAGCGCCATGCGCTCGGCGGCAGCTTCTTCGAACCGACCGTGCTGTCGAATGTGAAGCCGGACGCGTTGGTAGCGCATGAGGAGACATTCGGTCCGCTGGCGCCGGTGTTCCGCTTCAAGGACGAGGCCGACGTGATCGCGATGTGCAACAACTCGCCGTTCGGCCTGGCGTCGTATTTCTATTCCCGCGATCTCGGCCGCGTCTGGCGCGTTGCCGAAGCGCTGGAATCAGGCATGGTCGGCGTCAACACCGGGCTCATCACCACGGAAGTCGCGCCCTTCGGCGGCGTCAAGGAATCCGGCCTCGGCCGCGAAGGCTCGCATCACGGCATGGAGGAATATGTCGAGATCAAATACGTGATGATGGCCGGGGTGTAG
- a CDS encoding crotonase/enoyl-CoA hydratase family protein encodes MTEADSVLVERNGPVTIVSINRPHCRNAVDGATARKLYDAFLAFDADESASVAVFAGTGGYFCAGADLKAVAAGDPNKKRELGGHDSIAPMGPSRLRLSKPVIAAVEGFAVAGGMELALWADMRVVAEDATFGIFCRRFGVPLIDLGTIRLPRLIGHSQAIDLILTGRPVGAQEALRMGLANRIVGRGEAVAHAIALAREIARFPQTCLRADRLSALQQWDLAEEDAIANEMRGGLKVIASGETLSGATRFASGVGRHGAFAGDASD; translated from the coding sequence ATGACCGAAGCCGATTCCGTCCTCGTCGAACGCAACGGCCCCGTGACCATCGTTTCCATCAACCGCCCGCATTGCCGCAACGCCGTCGATGGCGCGACTGCGCGGAAACTTTACGATGCGTTCCTGGCCTTCGATGCCGACGAGAGCGCATCCGTTGCGGTGTTCGCCGGCACCGGCGGTTATTTCTGCGCGGGAGCCGACCTCAAGGCGGTGGCGGCGGGCGATCCCAACAAGAAGCGCGAGCTTGGCGGCCATGACTCGATTGCGCCGATGGGGCCGAGCCGCTTGCGACTGTCGAAGCCGGTGATCGCGGCGGTCGAAGGCTTTGCGGTGGCCGGCGGGATGGAGCTTGCGCTGTGGGCCGATATGCGCGTGGTCGCGGAAGACGCCACCTTCGGCATCTTCTGTCGCCGCTTCGGCGTGCCGCTGATCGATCTCGGCACCATCCGACTGCCGCGACTGATCGGCCATTCGCAGGCGATCGATCTGATCCTCACCGGCCGCCCGGTCGGCGCGCAGGAGGCGCTGCGGATGGGGCTGGCCAATCGCATCGTCGGCCGGGGCGAAGCCGTCGCGCACGCGATCGCGCTTGCAAGGGAGATCGCGCGCTTCCCGCAAACATGCCTGCGCGCCGACCGCCTGTCGGCACTGCAGCAATGGGACCTTGCGGAGGAAGACGCCATCGCCAATGAAATGCGCGGCGGGCTGAAAGTGATCGCCTCGGGCGAAACGCTGTCGGGCGCGACGCGGTTCGCTTCGGGCGTGGGCCGTCATGGCGCGTTTGCCGGTGACGCGAGCGATTGA
- a CDS encoding phosphoribosylaminoimidazolesuccinocarboxamide synthase produces MNTMLASDLPLPRIGRGKVRDIYAVGSDCVLLLTTDRISAFDVVMAETIPMKGAVLTQISAWWFRQLEGVVPHHMISADADEIIRKVPALKDHRADILGRAMLCRRTTVFPVECVIRGYISGSAWKEYAASGTLAGEQLEAGLVESEKLGTPIFSPATKAETGHDENITMARVREILGNDVAEKLESMARTVYNFGERIARHQGIIIADTKFEFGRAADDRIILIDEVMTPDSSRFWAADVYKPGRPQPSFDKQPLRDYLDAERRAGRWNGDAPPPPLPESVVDATSKRYLEAYRRVTGDELTI; encoded by the coding sequence ATGAACACGATGCTCGCCAGCGATTTGCCCCTGCCCCGGATCGGCCGCGGCAAGGTGCGCGATATCTATGCCGTCGGCAGCGATTGCGTGCTGCTGCTCACCACCGACCGCATCAGCGCGTTCGACGTGGTGATGGCGGAAACCATTCCAATGAAGGGCGCGGTGCTGACGCAGATCAGCGCGTGGTGGTTCCGCCAGCTCGAAGGCGTGGTGCCGCATCACATGATCAGCGCCGACGCCGACGAAATCATCCGCAAGGTGCCCGCGCTGAAGGACCATCGCGCCGACATTCTCGGGCGCGCGATGCTGTGCCGGCGCACTACCGTCTTCCCCGTCGAATGCGTGATCCGCGGCTATATCTCGGGCTCGGCCTGGAAGGAATATGCGGCATCCGGCACGCTCGCCGGCGAGCAGCTCGAAGCCGGCCTTGTGGAAAGCGAGAAGCTGGGTACACCGATCTTCAGCCCGGCGACCAAAGCCGAGACCGGCCATGACGAGAACATCACGATGGCGCGGGTGCGCGAAATTTTGGGCAATGATGTCGCCGAGAAGCTCGAGAGCATGGCGCGCACGGTCTATAATTTCGGCGAGCGGATCGCCCGTCACCAAGGCATCATCATCGCCGACACCAAGTTCGAGTTCGGCCGCGCGGCGGATGACCGCATCATTCTGATCGACGAGGTGATGACGCCGGACTCGTCGCGGTTCTGGGCAGCCGACGTCTACAAGCCCGGCCGGCCGCAACCCTCCTTCGACAAGCAGCCGCTCCGCGACTACCTCGACGCCGAGCGCCGCGCCGGCCGCTGGAATGGCGACGCCCCGCCCCCGCCGCTGCCCGAGAGCGTGGTGGATGCGACCAGCAAGCGCTATCTCGAGGCGTATCGGCGGGTGACGGGGGATGAGCTGACTATTTAA
- a CDS encoding pirin family protein produces the protein MSWQPSNDPVLGDPKTCDALDLIIVPRTRDLGDGFAVRRALPHGKRQMVGPFIFFDHFGPVQFMAGKGMDVRPHPHIGLATVTYLFDGSIMHRDSEGNIQEIQPGAMNLMTAGRGIAHSERTPDVQRRDGQKMLGLQSWIALPAGSEEIAPSFQHYAAEALPTVKESGFTARIIAGSGFGVKSPVSMVSPWFYTEVTAQAGTSVPLDPDHEERAIYLVDGEVEIASERYEGPRLLIFRPGDRISVKAVRPTRMMFLGGDALEGPRHIWWNFVSSSKERIEQAKQDWKTGRFAAVPQEHEFIPLPE, from the coding sequence ATGAGCTGGCAACCCTCCAACGATCCCGTGCTCGGCGATCCCAAGACCTGCGACGCCCTCGACCTCATCATCGTGCCGCGCACCCGCGATCTCGGCGATGGATTTGCGGTGCGGCGCGCGCTGCCGCATGGCAAGCGGCAGATGGTCGGGCCCTTCATCTTCTTCGATCATTTCGGCCCGGTGCAGTTCATGGCCGGCAAGGGCATGGACGTGCGGCCGCATCCGCATATCGGGCTTGCCACCGTTACCTATCTGTTCGACGGCTCGATCATGCATCGTGACAGCGAGGGCAACATCCAGGAGATCCAGCCCGGCGCGATGAACCTGATGACGGCGGGGCGCGGCATCGCGCATTCCGAACGCACGCCCGATGTGCAGCGCCGCGACGGCCAGAAGATGCTGGGCCTTCAGAGCTGGATCGCGCTGCCGGCGGGGTCGGAAGAGATCGCGCCGTCGTTCCAGCATTACGCCGCCGAGGCGCTGCCGACTGTCAAGGAGAGCGGCTTCACCGCACGCATTATCGCAGGCAGCGGCTTTGGCGTGAAATCGCCGGTCAGCATGGTATCGCCATGGTTCTATACCGAGGTGACGGCGCAGGCCGGCACCAGCGTGCCGCTCGATCCTGACCATGAGGAGCGCGCGATCTATCTGGTCGACGGCGAGGTCGAAATCGCGAGCGAGCGCTACGAGGGGCCGCGGCTGCTGATCTTTCGGCCTGGCGACCGCATCAGCGTCAAGGCGGTGAGGCCGACGCGGATGATGTTTCTGGGCGGCGACGCGCTGGAAGGCCCGCGGCACATCTGGTGGAATTTCGTTTCCTCCAGCAAGGAGCGGATCGAGCAGGCCAAACAGGACTGGAAAACCGGCCGGTTTGCCGCCGTTCCGCAAGAACATGAGTTCATTCCGCTGCCGGAGTGA
- a CDS encoding GNAT family N-acetyltransferase, with amino-acid sequence MIPPLKPGARLLRVDGPVIETARLILRPWRSDDISANTAMLSDPDTARYITPDGRAITTEIGGWRNAAVISGHWALHGFGMFAVEEKSSRRYIGRVGPWCPPGWPGFEVGWGIDKEYRGKGYAIEAARASIDWVFSTFEIDEIIHCIESSNARSQAVARRLGARRDGDVDLSGKINERWVTSRGNWKG; translated from the coding sequence ATGATCCCTCCGCTCAAGCCCGGCGCCAGATTGCTGCGCGTCGACGGTCCCGTCATCGAGACCGCGCGCCTGATCCTGCGTCCATGGCGCAGCGACGACATATCAGCGAATACGGCAATGCTGTCCGATCCCGATACCGCACGCTACATCACGCCCGACGGCAGGGCGATCACAACCGAGATCGGCGGATGGCGCAACGCCGCCGTGATCTCGGGCCATTGGGCGCTGCATGGTTTTGGCATGTTCGCCGTCGAGGAAAAATCGAGCCGCCGTTATATCGGCCGCGTCGGGCCGTGGTGCCCGCCAGGATGGCCGGGGTTTGAGGTCGGCTGGGGTATCGACAAGGAATACCGCGGCAAGGGTTACGCGATAGAGGCGGCGCGGGCGTCGATCGACTGGGTGTTTTCGACTTTCGAGATCGACGAGATCATTCATTGCATCGAATCCTCCAACGCGCGGTCGCAAGCCGTCGCCCGACGGCTGGGAGCGAGGAGGGATGGAGACGTCGATCTGTCCGGCAAGATCAATGAGCGCTGGGTGACGTCGCGGGGCAACTGGAAGGGCTGA
- a CDS encoding helix-turn-helix domain-containing protein, translating to MLLSTIDIALRGATVALLLVLAVSLYRGFGTVLAGRLAAAFALGAAAHAVTSSIGATSPVSAAHAPVIALSTGNVVVFWLFTRALFEETFKLRWWHALVWAAVTAFSFVNCMWLAPASGVRAAIIAINLLALGFIGLAVGQTIASWSSDLVESRRRVRVVIVSAAALYGGLNAMLQISLSGGGGVEIANTLNSAALAVVVAAISIAMMRVDGADLFPAAIEIQADAGEAAVVGSGADQKLIDALMRLMSDERIYRHDNVTIGTLATKLGIPEYRLRRLINQRLGYRNFNVFLNEHRIAEAKAALADPNQVEVPVITIAMDAGFQSLGPFNRAFKAITGVTPTEYRRLKARPA from the coding sequence ATGCTGCTTTCCACCATCGACATCGCCTTGCGCGGCGCCACCGTGGCGCTGCTGCTGGTACTGGCGGTGTCGCTGTATCGCGGCTTTGGGACGGTGCTGGCCGGGCGGCTGGCGGCGGCCTTTGCCTTGGGGGCGGCCGCGCATGCGGTGACTTCGTCGATCGGCGCGACGTCGCCTGTATCGGCGGCGCATGCACCCGTGATCGCGCTGTCGACCGGCAATGTCGTAGTGTTCTGGCTGTTCACGCGCGCACTGTTCGAGGAGACGTTCAAGCTGCGCTGGTGGCATGCGCTGGTCTGGGCGGCGGTCACGGCGTTCAGTTTCGTCAATTGCATGTGGCTGGCGCCGGCCTCCGGCGTGAGAGCAGCGATCATTGCGATCAATCTGCTGGCGCTGGGATTCATCGGGCTCGCGGTCGGGCAAACCATCGCGTCATGGTCATCGGATCTGGTCGAGAGCCGCCGCCGCGTCCGTGTCGTCATCGTCAGTGCGGCGGCGCTGTATGGCGGGCTTAACGCGATGCTGCAGATATCGCTGTCCGGTGGCGGCGGAGTCGAGATCGCGAATACGCTGAACTCCGCGGCGCTGGCCGTCGTGGTCGCAGCGATATCGATTGCGATGATGCGGGTCGATGGCGCTGATCTGTTTCCGGCTGCGATCGAGATTCAGGCCGATGCCGGCGAAGCGGCCGTGGTCGGATCCGGCGCAGATCAGAAGCTGATCGACGCACTGATGCGCCTGATGTCAGACGAGCGCATCTACCGCCACGACAACGTCACCATCGGCACGCTAGCGACCAAGCTCGGGATCCCCGAATACCGGCTGCGGCGGCTGATCAACCAGCGGCTCGGCTATCGCAACTTCAATGTCTTCCTCAACGAGCACCGGATCGCGGAGGCCAAGGCCGCGCTTGCCGATCCGAACCAGGTCGAAGTCCCCGTGATTACGATTGCAATGGACGCCGGCTTCCAGTCGCTTGGGCCCTTCAACCGCGCCTTCAAGGCGATCACCGGCGTCACGCCGACTGAGTATCGCCGGCTGAAGGCCCGCCCGGCATAG
- a CDS encoding serine hydrolase gives MKRRNLILILATTTALSALALSAARARDVPKVATGFVASVVCTETFVSGLDPDRVFAETTSAMPGAGLISWALDYRVDRARKDVTVTLFGLGRSHAVYRGEGLGCYLDHGSAVADIALAPSEAKPAVLPDIAGRAIVEPQVPQLAAALDRAFAEPDRSTPRNTRAIVVLKDGRVVAERYADGIGIDTPLLGFSATKSVISALAGILVRKRAMKLHEPVPIAAWQGADDPRRAITLDHLLRHTAGLNLGSSLQASLLSALEPVNRMKFMEPDMATYAVSMPPESVPGAAWNYHDGNTVIVAHLIRQATGGGAANMMGFARQELFEPLGMRHVTLEFDASGNAEASSQLLASARDWARFGQLYLNDGTAGGKRILPEGWVKYSATPTPNAWVGQGAGFWTNLGESFGATYRIERGWPRDAFFAKGTIGQYVIIIPSERLVIVRLGRSPNSPPEGDGVFDLVRDVLAATGSKAKVAGAN, from the coding sequence GTGAAACGACGAAATCTCATCCTCATCTTAGCCACCACAACGGCACTGAGCGCGCTCGCGCTGTCGGCGGCCCGCGCCCGCGACGTGCCAAAAGTCGCGACCGGCTTTGTCGCCAGCGTGGTCTGCACCGAGACCTTCGTCTCCGGCCTCGATCCGGATCGGGTGTTCGCCGAGACCACATCCGCTATGCCGGGCGCCGGGCTGATCTCCTGGGCGCTGGACTATCGCGTCGACCGCGCGCGCAAGGACGTCACAGTGACGCTGTTCGGCCTGGGCCGGAGCCACGCCGTCTACCGCGGCGAAGGCCTCGGCTGCTATCTCGATCATGGGAGCGCGGTTGCCGACATCGCATTGGCGCCATCGGAGGCCAAGCCCGCGGTGCTGCCTGACATCGCTGGCCGCGCCATTGTTGAGCCGCAAGTGCCGCAACTCGCTGCCGCGCTCGACCGCGCTTTCGCCGAGCCGGACAGATCGACGCCACGCAATACGCGGGCGATCGTGGTCCTGAAGGACGGGCGCGTCGTTGCCGAGCGCTATGCCGACGGCATCGGCATCGACACGCCGCTGCTCGGCTTCTCCGCCACCAAATCGGTGATCTCGGCATTGGCCGGCATCCTCGTGCGCAAGCGCGCGATGAAGCTGCACGAGCCCGTGCCGATCGCAGCGTGGCAAGGCGCCGACGATCCAAGGCGTGCCATCACGCTCGATCATCTGCTGCGTCACACCGCGGGGCTCAATCTCGGCAGTTCGCTGCAGGCGTCGCTGCTGTCCGCGCTCGAGCCGGTCAACCGCATGAAGTTCATGGAACCCGACATGGCCACCTATGCCGTGAGCATGCCGCCGGAATCGGTGCCTGGCGCGGCTTGGAACTATCACGATGGCAACACGGTCATCGTCGCGCATCTGATCCGCCAGGCAACCGGCGGCGGCGCGGCCAATATGATGGGTTTTGCGCGGCAGGAATTGTTCGAACCGCTCGGCATGCGCCACGTAACCCTCGAATTCGACGCCTCGGGCAATGCGGAAGCGTCGAGCCAATTGCTGGCGAGCGCGCGCGACTGGGCGCGTTTCGGCCAGCTCTATCTCAATGACGGCACGGCCGGCGGAAAACGCATCCTTCCCGAAGGATGGGTGAAGTATTCGGCGACCCCGACGCCGAACGCCTGGGTCGGCCAGGGCGCGGGATTCTGGACCAACTTGGGCGAAAGCTTTGGCGCGACCTACCGCATCGAGCGCGGCTGGCCGCGAGATGCGTTTTTCGCCAAGGGCACGATCGGGCAATACGTGATCATCATTCCGTCCGAGCGGCTGGTGATCGTTCGACTCGGCCGCTCACCGAACTCGCCGCCGGAAGGCGACGGCGTGTTCGATCTGGTGCGCGACGTCCTTGCGGCCACGGGGAGCAAGGCGAAGGTGGCGGGAGCGAATTGA